One window of Pyxicephalus adspersus chromosome 4, UCB_Pads_2.0, whole genome shotgun sequence genomic DNA carries:
- the CIAO2B gene encoding cytosolic iron-sulfur assembly component 2B, producing the protein MVGSSQLENANPLIYQRSGDRQVTAQDEDEELHDRIDDREIFDLIRSINDPEHPLSLEELNVVEEIRVKANDEESFVSVEFTPTIPHCSMATLIGLSIKVKLLRSLPERFKVDVHITPGTHASEHAVNKQLADKERVAAALENSHLLEVVNQCLSARS; encoded by the exons ATGGTTGGAAGTAGTCAGCTGGAAAATGCCAATCCGCTCATCTACCAGCGGAGCGGGGATCGTCAGGTGACCGCTCAGGACGAAGATGAGGAGCTGCACGACAGGATTGACGATCGAGAGATATTCGAT CTCATCCGTTCCATAAATGACCCGGAACATCCGCTGAGCCTGGAGGAGCTGAATGTTGTGGAAGAGATCCGTGTTAAG GCAAACGACGAGGAGAGCTTTGTATCTGTGGAATTCACTCCCACAATCCCGCACTGCAGCATGGCCACCCTAATTGGACTTTCCATTAAAGTCAAACTTCTGCGCTCTCTGCCAGAGAGGTTTAAG GTGGATGTCCATATTACCCCCGGCACGCACGCTTCTGAACATGCAG TCAACAAACAGCTGGCAGACAAAGAACGAGTAGCGGCTGCTCTAGAAAACTCGCACTTGTTAGAAGTTGTTAACCAATGCCTGTCTGCGAGATCCTGA